The window ATCCGTGGATCAACTATGCTCAAAATGATGTCCGATAGAAGAGTTCCAAAGATATTAAGAATTCCAAATAGTAATACCAGTGCAGTTATTACAGTGTAATCACGATAAGAAATGGAATTTACAAACAGTAAGCCCATTCCAGGATAGGAAAAAACACTTTCGGTAAAAATAGCGCCATTTAACAATCCTGTGATCGAATAACCGGCAAAAGCTGCAATCGGTAGTAAGGAATTTCTAAAAATATGATGCCGATAAATATCGTTGATCGGTACTCCTTTTGCCCGTGCAGTCCGAACATAATCAGAGGATTTAGCATCGACAACCTCAGAACGCAAGTACTGAACAATATTGACTGTTCCAAACAAAGCTCCTAATATACCAGGCAAAAGCATATGATAGAATCTCGATCCAATCGTTGCTAAAGCACCGTTAGCGGTTGGAGAAATCGATCCGGTTGTAGGGAACCAGCCCAATACATAACCAAAAATCCAAATTCCTAAAACCAAGATTACAAAAAAGGGAATGCAATAAGTTACATAAGTATAGAAACGGATAACCGTGTCCGGTAATTTTCCTTCATGACGTCCGGCATAAATCCCCATCGGCAAAGCAATTAAGTAAGTCAATACAACTGTGAACAAAGATAACCATAAAGTATTGACAGCTCTTTGACCGATTATGCGTGTGACAGGCTCGTTATATTGATAACTTTCACCCAGATTTCCATGGAATAAATGAACAACCCAATTCCAATACTGTTGGTACCAAGGATCGTACAAACCGTTTACTTCCATCAAATGATGAATTTGTGCAACTCCAGCGCGCGGATTAATTGATCCGGTAAAGGGATCTCCAGGCATTGCTTTAGCGAGCAGGAAAACAATAATACTCAATATGATAATTTCCGGTATCATTATTAAAATCCTGCGTAAAATTGTTTTCCACATTATATTTCCACCTCTTTTGCTGAATATTTCTTGGCTTCCCGAGGTGGCAAAGCAACACTATGCAGAGCAGAAACTTTAACTAGCGGATAAGCTAAGCCGCTTTGATCATAATATTTCGAGGATTGCTCCTGATATATTTTTTCGATCTGCAGCCTTTTTTCGCGGTACTCTTCCCGATGATCAACATCAATTTGAGGAATCGCAGCCAGTAGTCGTTTCGTATATATGTGTAAAGGATGATTATAAATATCATCACGACTACCAACTTCGACCAACCTGCCCTTATTCATGATTGCGATGTTATTACACATGTGGCGAACAACGCCCAAATCATGAGAAATGAACAGGTACGTGATGCCGAATTCTCTTTGAATTTTTTTCATAAAATTCAAAACTTGGGCCTGAACAGAAAGATCCAAGGCGGAGACCGGTTCATCAGCGACGATTAATTTAGGATTTGTAGCAACGGCCCTGGCAATACCGATTCTTTGTCTTTGCCCTCCGGAAAACTGATGAGGATACTGATACAAAACGTCTGCGCTCAAACCAACAATGTCGAGCAAACGCAAGACACGCATTTTCTCTTCATTCTTGCTCAAATGTTCAAAATTTCTCAACGGTTCGGCAATGATATCTTCAATCCGTTTTCTCGGATTCAGGCTTGAAAGAGAGTCCTGAAAAATCATTTGCACATCGCGATTATAATTTAACTTTTTTCGGCTTTTAATATTAGTGATATCGATACCGTTATAAAGAATCGAGCCACTAGTAACTTTTTCAAGACCAACGACCGATTTTCCGGTTGTCGACTTCCCTGATCCTGATTCGCCGACCAGACCATATGTCTGTCCCTTTTCAATTTTGAAACTAATACCATCAACTGCTTTGACCGAATCGGTAACGCGATTGAAGAATCCTGAACGAATCGGATAATGAACTTTTAAATTATTTATCTCAACTAAGCTCATTTGCGACCTTCTTTTGATCCGGAAAATAAAAGTTCTTATAACAGGTGCAGCGAACCAAATGGCCACTGCCTACTTTGTGCATCCCTGGATTTTTTTCATGACTGGAAGCTGGAATCCATGGAATTCTGGAAGCGAAACGATCTCCGTTCAGTGGCATTTTCTGTAACGAAGGGACGTTGCCGGAAATTACATATAAATCATCGCTTTCGCCACCCAACTGCGGTATTGAACGTAATAAAGACCGGGTGTAGGGATGTTTTGGTGTCTTAAAAATTTGTTTCGTCGAACCATATTCAAC of the Oenococcus sp. UCMA 16435 genome contains:
- a CDS encoding ABC transporter permease, which encodes MWKTILRRILIMIPEIIILSIIVFLLAKAMPGDPFTGSINPRAGVAQIHHLMEVNGLYDPWYQQYWNWVVHLFHGNLGESYQYNEPVTRIIGQRAVNTLWLSLFTVVLTYLIALPMGIYAGRHEGKLPDTVIRFYTYVTYCIPFFVILVLGIWIFGYVLGWFPTTGSISPTANGALATIGSRFYHMLLPGILGALFGTVNIVQYLRSEVVDAKSSDYVRTARAKGVPINDIYRHHIFRNSLLPIAAFAGYSITGLLNGAIFTESVFSYPGMGLLFVNSISYRDYTVITALVLLFGILNIFGTLLSDIILSIVDPRIRIE
- a CDS encoding ABC transporter ATP-binding protein, giving the protein MSLVEINNLKVHYPIRSGFFNRVTDSVKAVDGISFKIEKGQTYGLVGESGSGKSTTGKSVVGLEKVTSGSILYNGIDITNIKSRKKLNYNRDVQMIFQDSLSSLNPRKRIEDIIAEPLRNFEHLSKNEEKMRVLRLLDIVGLSADVLYQYPHQFSGGQRQRIGIARAVATNPKLIVADEPVSALDLSVQAQVLNFMKKIQREFGITYLFISHDLGVVRHMCNNIAIMNKGRLVEVGSRDDIYNHPLHIYTKRLLAAIPQIDVDHREEYREKRLQIEKIYQEQSSKYYDQSGLAYPLVKVSALHSVALPPREAKKYSAKEVEI